A genomic segment from Candidatus Latescibacterota bacterium encodes:
- a CDS encoding Rrf2 family transcriptional regulator produces the protein MDVIRRNTDYAIRAMILVGQAEEGVPVSTRKISDMADIPYQLACKIMQQLQGAGLVKSKMGPAGGFMLKQDLSSINLHDIVEAIQGAVSMNKCIGEVRFCRHKPHCTVAGRLEELQVQIRDFLEDVSLEDLVRDCSFGDDCC, from the coding sequence ATGGATGTAATAAGAAGAAATACGGATTACGCGATAAGGGCGATGATCCTTGTTGGCCAGGCTGAGGAAGGTGTGCCCGTATCGACACGGAAAATTTCGGATATGGCCGATATTCCGTACCAGCTTGCCTGCAAGATCATGCAGCAACTGCAAGGTGCGGGGCTTGTAAAAAGCAAAATGGGACCTGCCGGTGGATTCATGCTGAAGCAGGACCTGTCATCGATAAATCTGCATGATATAGTGGAGGCTATCCAGGGAGCCGTATCCATGAACAAGTGCATCGGAGAGGTCCGTTTCTGCAGGCACAAGCCTCATTGCACTGTAGCAGGAAGACTGGAAGAGCTTCAGGTCCAGATCAGAGATTTTCTTGAGGATGTTTCCCTTGAAGACCTGGTCCGCGATT